The Pygocentrus nattereri isolate fPygNat1 chromosome 2, fPygNat1.pri, whole genome shotgun sequence genome has a window encoding:
- the si:dkey-6n21.12 gene encoding schwannomin-interacting protein 1, with the protein MDGEKERERERGEEKESDETEEDAEGAALVWQEGYPEDDLDLPIMHWEALSLRIAELERQEEERKERNKDLARWTEGWPELHDLRHRDPCEDMEDSRLTALTSRLQSHMNLQLCFINNSESEDEEDEAKKELVKQCGKSSSGQVQQPQQVSSTVTRSKTKSGGFKKEVRAALNMLRDKLRLEQKQTIPPSEAVKQRTRYKRSDLQNFSLKELNALKTTLSKDIHNLSSELVGRLLTRDQLRTEQDAMLLEIQDMTSL; encoded by the exons atggatggagagaaggagagagagagggagagaggagaagagaaagagagtgatgaGACAGAGGAAGATGCTGAGGGAGCAGCCTTGGTGTGGCAGGAAGGCTACCCAGAAGATGACCTGGACTTACCCATCATGCACTGGGAAGCCCTGAGCTTGCGAATCGCAGAACTTGAGAGACAAGAGGAGGAGCGAAAAGAGAGGAACAAG GATCTGGCCAGATGGACAGAGGGTTGGCCGGAGTTACATGACCTTAGGCACAGGGACCCCTGTGAGGATATGGAAGACAGTCGTCTGACTGCCTTAACATCACG ACTCCAGAGTCATATGAATCTACAGCTGTGCTTCATCAACAACAGCGAGAGCGAGGACGAGGAAGACGAGGCAAAAAAagag TTGGTAAAGCAGTGTGGGAAGAGTAGCAGTGGGCAGGTGCAACAGCCTCAGCAGGTTTCCAGCACTGTGACACGCAGTAAAACCAAATCAGGCGGGTTCAAGAAAGAGGTCAGGGCTGCTCTCAACATGCTTAGAGACAAGCTGAGGTTGGAACAGAAACAG ACTATACCCCCCAGTGAAGCAGTCAAACAGAGAACACGCTATAAACGCAGTGACTTGCAGAATTTCAGCCTGAAGGAGCTGAATGCCTTGAAGACCACACTAAGCAAAGACATTCaca ACCTCAGCTCAGAGTTAGTGGGTCGGCTTCTTACAAGGGACCAGCTGAGGACAGAGCAGGATGCCATGTTACTGGAGATACAGGATATGACATCTCTGTAA